A genomic window from Heterodontus francisci isolate sHetFra1 chromosome 36, sHetFra1.hap1, whole genome shotgun sequence includes:
- the LOC137351645 gene encoding nuclear receptor ROR-beta-like isoform X2 has translation MRAQIEVIPCKICGDKSSGIHYGVITCEGCKGFFRRSQQNNAAYSCPRQRNCLIDRTNRNRCQHCRLQKCLTLGMSRDAVKFGRMSKKQRDSLYAEVQKHQQHQEQLAAKEGSEGLARVYTNSVSSGLGDLDDISSTFSDGLLFDFPLTPEGGSSFYNFDLSASAEPSPDQSAMDVNDIKHIKQESIYEIMLEPSLFSYPSPENSQLVTEISMAEIDRIAQNVVESHSETCQYTTDELKQLAWQPYTQEEIRNFQNKSCEAMWQQCAIQVTNAIQYVVEFAKRISGFMDLCQNDQIILLKAGCLEVLLVRMCRAYNPLNNTLFFEGKYGGAQIFKSLGCDDLISIVFDLAKSLCCLHLTEEEIALFTAGILLSPDRPWLTEARKVKKLQDRIYEALQHVIHKNHLDDDKLSKLFSKLSMVKSVCNLHVDKLQLFKLLHPQTVNNFPPLYKEVFSTELQYPDSTIS, from the exons GGTTTCTTCAGGAGAAGCCAGCAGAATAATGCTGCGTATTCGTGTCCTCGTCAGAGGAATTGCTTGATTGATCGTACCAATCGGAATCGCTGCCAGCACTGCCGACTGCAGAAGTGTCTTACTCTTGGAATGTCACGTGACG CCGTGAAGTTTGGTCGCATGTCCAAAAAGCAACGTGACAGCCTCTACGCAGAGGTACAGAAACAtcaacagcaccaggagcagcTGGCAGCAAAGGAAGGTTCAGAAGGACTTGCACGAGtctacacaaacagtgtcagtagtGGACTGGGAGATCTGGATGACATCAGCAGCACATTCTCAGACGGGCTTCTGTTTGACTTTCCACTGACCCCTGAAGGAGGGAGCAGTTTTTATAACTTTGATCTTTCAGCCTCTGCCGAACCATCTCCAGATCAGTCTGCTATGGATGTGAATGACATTAAACATATTAAACAGGAGTCCATATATGAAATTATGCTGGAGCCCAGTTTGTTCTCATATCCCTCACCAGAGAACAGTCAGCTAGTCACAGAAATTTCAATGGCAGAGATAG ATCGGATAGCACAGAATGTGGTGGAATCACATTCAGAGACTTGCCAGTACACAACTGATGAATTGAAGCAGCTTGCCTGGCAGCCCTATACACAAGAGGAAATCAGGAATTTTCAAAATAAG TCATGTGAGGCcatgtggcagcagtgtgcaatCCAAGTGACAAATGCAATCCAGTACGTGGTGGAATTTGCCAAGCGGATCAGTGGATTCATGGACCTGTGTCAGAATGATCAGATCATACTCCTTAAAGCAG GTTGCCTTGAGGTCTTGTTGGTTCGAATGTGCCGAGCATATAACCCTTTGAACAATACGCTGTTTTTTGAAGGAAAGTACGGAGGCGCGCAGATTTTCAAATCATTGG GTTGTGATGATTTGATCAGCATTGTCTTTGACTTAGCAAAAAGCTTGTGCTGCCTCCATTTGACAGAGGAAGAGATTGCATTGTTCACAGCTGGCATCTTATTATCACCAG ATCGACCATGGTTGACAGAAGCTAGAAAAGTGAAGAAGCTACAGGATAGGATTTATGAAGCATTACAACATGTAATTCACAAAAATCACCTGGATGATGACAAGTTATCAAAG CTGTTCTCCAAGTTATCCATGGTGAAGTCTGTATGCAACCTTCATGTGGATAAGCTACAGCTTTTCAAGTTGCTACACCCACAAACAGTAAACAATTTTCCTCCACTCTACAAGGAAGTATTCAGCACAGAGTTGCAGTATCCAGACTCCACCATCAGTTAA
- the LOC137351645 gene encoding nuclear receptor ROR-beta-like isoform X1 produces the protein MSSSQIEVIPCKICGDKSSGIHYGVITCEGCKGFFRRSQQNNAAYSCPRQRNCLIDRTNRNRCQHCRLQKCLTLGMSRDAVKFGRMSKKQRDSLYAEVQKHQQHQEQLAAKEGSEGLARVYTNSVSSGLGDLDDISSTFSDGLLFDFPLTPEGGSSFYNFDLSASAEPSPDQSAMDVNDIKHIKQESIYEIMLEPSLFSYPSPENSQLVTEISMAEIDRIAQNVVESHSETCQYTTDELKQLAWQPYTQEEIRNFQNKSCEAMWQQCAIQVTNAIQYVVEFAKRISGFMDLCQNDQIILLKAGCLEVLLVRMCRAYNPLNNTLFFEGKYGGAQIFKSLGCDDLISIVFDLAKSLCCLHLTEEEIALFTAGILLSPDRPWLTEARKVKKLQDRIYEALQHVIHKNHLDDDKLSKLFSKLSMVKSVCNLHVDKLQLFKLLHPQTVNNFPPLYKEVFSTELQYPDSTIS, from the exons GGTTTCTTCAGGAGAAGCCAGCAGAATAATGCTGCGTATTCGTGTCCTCGTCAGAGGAATTGCTTGATTGATCGTACCAATCGGAATCGCTGCCAGCACTGCCGACTGCAGAAGTGTCTTACTCTTGGAATGTCACGTGACG CCGTGAAGTTTGGTCGCATGTCCAAAAAGCAACGTGACAGCCTCTACGCAGAGGTACAGAAACAtcaacagcaccaggagcagcTGGCAGCAAAGGAAGGTTCAGAAGGACTTGCACGAGtctacacaaacagtgtcagtagtGGACTGGGAGATCTGGATGACATCAGCAGCACATTCTCAGACGGGCTTCTGTTTGACTTTCCACTGACCCCTGAAGGAGGGAGCAGTTTTTATAACTTTGATCTTTCAGCCTCTGCCGAACCATCTCCAGATCAGTCTGCTATGGATGTGAATGACATTAAACATATTAAACAGGAGTCCATATATGAAATTATGCTGGAGCCCAGTTTGTTCTCATATCCCTCACCAGAGAACAGTCAGCTAGTCACAGAAATTTCAATGGCAGAGATAG ATCGGATAGCACAGAATGTGGTGGAATCACATTCAGAGACTTGCCAGTACACAACTGATGAATTGAAGCAGCTTGCCTGGCAGCCCTATACACAAGAGGAAATCAGGAATTTTCAAAATAAG TCATGTGAGGCcatgtggcagcagtgtgcaatCCAAGTGACAAATGCAATCCAGTACGTGGTGGAATTTGCCAAGCGGATCAGTGGATTCATGGACCTGTGTCAGAATGATCAGATCATACTCCTTAAAGCAG GTTGCCTTGAGGTCTTGTTGGTTCGAATGTGCCGAGCATATAACCCTTTGAACAATACGCTGTTTTTTGAAGGAAAGTACGGAGGCGCGCAGATTTTCAAATCATTGG GTTGTGATGATTTGATCAGCATTGTCTTTGACTTAGCAAAAAGCTTGTGCTGCCTCCATTTGACAGAGGAAGAGATTGCATTGTTCACAGCTGGCATCTTATTATCACCAG ATCGACCATGGTTGACAGAAGCTAGAAAAGTGAAGAAGCTACAGGATAGGATTTATGAAGCATTACAACATGTAATTCACAAAAATCACCTGGATGATGACAAGTTATCAAAG CTGTTCTCCAAGTTATCCATGGTGAAGTCTGTATGCAACCTTCATGTGGATAAGCTACAGCTTTTCAAGTTGCTACACCCACAAACAGTAAACAATTTTCCTCCACTCTACAAGGAAGTATTCAGCACAGAGTTGCAGTATCCAGACTCCACCATCAGTTAA